Part of the Pseudarthrobacter sp. NBSH8 genome is shown below.
AAGTCGGCGCCGAGGACTTCTCGCGGCGGACCGGGCTGGTCCCGGTGGCGTCCTTCACCGTCACGAAGGTCCGGTGGGTACGCGATCACGAACCGGAATCCGTAGCCCGGGTCGCCGCCGTCGCCCTGCCGCACGACTGGCTCATGTGGCGCCTGCGCGGCTACGGCCCGGCCGGGTCCAGCCCGCTGGGCCCGGACCTGGAACAGCTGACCACTGACCGTTCCGATGCCAGCGGCACCGGCTACTGGAGTCCTTTCTCCGGCAGCTACGACCTGGACCTGTTCAAGCTGGCATTCGGGCGCGACGCCCGGGAAGCCGGGGCAGCAGGGGAGCACGGCGCGGCGGTGATCCTCCCGCGGGTCCTGGCCCCCGGCGCGTCCGCCGGGCCCGTCCAACCGGAATGCTTCGGCGCCCAGGGCAGCACATTGCCGGGCGGCGCGGACGGTTCCGGGGACGAGGGCATCATCCTCGGCCCCGGTGCCGGTGACAATGCCGCTGCCGCCCTCGGGCTCGGCGCCGGACCGGGGGACGTGGTGGTCTCGGTAGGGACCAGCGGCACGGTCTTCGCCGTCGCCGCCGAGCTGCACTCCGACACCACCGGTACCGTGGCGGGATTCGCCGACGCCGGCGGAGCGTACCTGCCCATCGCGGTGACCCTGAACGCTGCCCGGGTCCTGAGCTCCATCGCAGGACTGCTGGCCGTGGATTTCGCGGAAATGGCAAAACTCGCGCTGGAGGCCGAACCCGGCGCCGGCGGCGTCGTCCTGATCCCGTATTTCGAGGGCGAGCGGACCCCCAACCTCCCGCACGCCAAGGCAAGCTTCCACGGGCTGAGCATTGAGTCCACCACCCGGCCGAACCTGGCGCGCGCCGCGATCGAAGGCATGCTGTGCGGACTGTCCGGAGGCCTGGACGCGCTGCGGGAGCTCGGCTACCCGGCCGGGCGGCTGCTGCTGATCGGCGGGGCGGTACAGAACCCTGCCGTGCAGCGGATCGCCGCGCAGGTCTTCGACGTCCCGGTGGTCATCCCCACCCCCGGCGAGTATGTGGCCCGGGGCGCCGCTGTACAGGCGGCCTGGGCGCTCACCGGCAACCGTCCCGGTTGGGACGTGGCCCTGGACGCGACCCCAGAGCCGGACTTCCAGGCGCTCATCAGCGCCAACTACAAAAGGGCGGCCACCCACATTGATGCCGGCAACTGAACCGCTGCTAGTTCGGACACCGTTGCTGGCAGCAG
Proteins encoded:
- the xylB gene encoding xylulokinase translates to MTLVAGVDSSTQSCKIVVLDAVSGALVREGRAGHPDGTEVHPDHWWQALSEAINDAGGLGGISALSVGGQQHGMVLLDAEGNVVRPALLWNDTRSAQSAADLTAEVGAEDFSRRTGLVPVASFTVTKVRWVRDHEPESVARVAAVALPHDWLMWRLRGYGPAGSSPLGPDLEQLTTDRSDASGTGYWSPFSGSYDLDLFKLAFGRDAREAGAAGEHGAAVILPRVLAPGASAGPVQPECFGAQGSTLPGGADGSGDEGIILGPGAGDNAAAALGLGAGPGDVVVSVGTSGTVFAVAAELHSDTTGTVAGFADAGGAYLPIAVTLNAARVLSSIAGLLAVDFAEMAKLALEAEPGAGGVVLIPYFEGERTPNLPHAKASFHGLSIESTTRPNLARAAIEGMLCGLSGGLDALRELGYPAGRLLLIGGAVQNPAVQRIAAQVFDVPVVIPTPGEYVARGAAVQAAWALTGNRPGWDVALDATPEPDFQALISANYKRAATHIDAGN